A window of the Pungitius pungitius chromosome 3, fPunPun2.1, whole genome shotgun sequence genome harbors these coding sequences:
- the LOC119215459 gene encoding claudin-1-like, translated as MTAGLQVAGLLLGLVSWCLQSSCTSSQVWKVRSQQGTVGSGQWQYEGLWMSCAATSLGSVQCSRFKTVLGLPPHLQACRALMILSLLVGLSSIVVSILGLKCTKIGRTSENVKDQIALSGGVLFILSGVFTLTATSWYAARVIQDFYNPLYGGVRFELGTGLYLGWSASCLAILGGSLLCCNCRRSWTTTSPPRQFSYNFSSTSEGQKIYRAAPTSNNGSSKAYV; from the exons ATGACGGCGGGGCTGCAGGTTGCGGGTCTGCTGCTAGGCCTGGTGTCCTGGTGTCTGCAGTCCAGCTGCACCTCCTCTCAGGTGTGGAAGGTGCGGAGCCAGCAGGGGACGGTGGGCAGCGGCCAGTGGCAGTACGAAGGTCTGTGGATGAGCTGCGCCGCCACGTCGCTCGGCTCCGTCCAGTGCAGCCGCTTCAAGACGGTGCTGGGCCTGCCGC CTCACCTGCAGGCCTGCAGAGCTCTGATGATCTTGTCCCTGCTGGTCGGCTTGTCCTCCATCGTCGTCTCCATCCTGGGTCTCAAGTGCACCAAGATCGGCAGAACCTCGGAGAACGTGAAGGACCAGATCGCCCTGAGCGGAGGAGTCCTCTTCATCCTGTCGG gTGTCTTCACCCTGACGGCAACCTCCTGGTACGCTGCCAGAGTGATCCAGGACTTCTACAACCCTCTTTATGGAGGAGTCAG GTTCGAGCTGGGTACTGGTCTCTATCTGGGCTGGTCGGCCTCCTGTCTGGCCATACTGGGAggctctctgctctgctgcaacTGCAGGAGGTCCTGgaccaccacctcccccccaaG GCAGTTTTCCTACAACTTCTCGTCTACAAGTGAAGGACAGAAGATCTACAGAGCGGCTCCGACCTCAAACAACGGCAGCTCCAAAGCTTACGTCTAA
- the exoc3l2b gene encoding tumor necrosis factor alpha-induced protein 2 → MPVFKNLPERLRGGSPTLENAWILRRMSLNITPSHRNPFHRDHEGGDHGDHWSPAGSLLDGDAPRDRNPFEDEEDENEANEGKKGGRGSAKGSFRFKSPLKTLGKLGRNLRLSGGKSKGGESPSPQGSLQGTPSPADKKKRGRRSSEGSLLRFAGKYRDTLSSRKDSMANGEPSCSESECDSASRRLTFMKMVGLGKTKRESPTDHPAPEEREEEEVEEMKPREPLSVLEILQLVKKRDLLLADTHILELEEECSESLAAERATSPTPEDGGAVGMKDGGRRKAKDVELLYEELQKELWAVVRESLRLPTAGPNLGLVVQVLQQEEQVDKDRAPGGPRPRRLRQRWREAVEEAANGSLPQRAEFTAGELVGYLDRLRVRVVEDLGAAKRNVVSIYPDEYEPFQVYMQSYHQAVARRLEAITENTLKITDIYSLLDWLHNIYARDVLGTVCITSPFSRSQLSPLLPSETVDRLELDCLNSVRAKVTTELSQLLDEEEKRWMETLHIEEYQITLATTVIQRLQVDLERSASINPSLGSRVAQCSLNGLADFLFSFQRKVEMFHEGMQSGMLGDNEDGYVSRTIALVNCCPPFRGFLQRCAQCDSSVAEDSLQRGNRSLDHIVHHGVKVLSERLYLHVRPSFERLVKRKWLSNTEPYDQIESLIKEYFKKYHRMDSPPYQLLVAQVHQRVVMEYLRSVMRGRIICTSLKMRKRMAGRLRDEGRQIKVLFKDLESPSSWLDGALSHISEIIQLEDVPSIQMEVGVLVREFPDVRKKHVSALLNIRGTTRQSERQEILNVVKDIESIDGPGSGSGPGSAALSRLTRDRALFSEVPVTSEVHCLNLGLSRVALTASSCFSTFRPRPRKARAPVRGGAEDVL, encoded by the exons ATGCCCGTCTTCAAAAACCTCCCGGAGCGCCTGAGAGGCGGCAGTCCGACCCTAGAAAACGCCTGGATCCTGCGCAGGATGAGCCTGAACATAACGCCCTCCCACCGCAACCCCTTCCACCGCGACCACGAGGGCGGCGACCACGGCGACCACTGGTCGCCCGCCGGCTCGCTCCTGGACGGCGACGCACCGCGCGACCGCAACCCCttcgaggacgaggaggacgagaacgAGGCCAACGAGGGGAAGAAGGGCGGCCGGGGCTCAGCAAAGGGCTCCTTCAGGTTCAAGTCGCCGCTGAAGACCCTCGGCAAGCTGGGGAGGAACCTGAGGCTGTCGGGGGGGAAGAGCAAAGGGGGCGAGTCGCCCTCGCCCCAGGGCTCGCTGCAAGGAACGCCGTCGCCCGCagacaagaagaagaggggCAGGAGGAGCTCCGAGGGAAGTCTACTGAG atTTGCCGGTAAATACCGTGACACGCTGAGCTCGCGTAAGGACTCGATGGCCAACGGCGAGCCGAGCTGCTCGGAGAGCGAGTGTGACTCGGCCAGCCGCCGCCTAACCTTCATGAAGATGGTCGGCCTCGGCAAGACCAAGAGAGAGTCCCCCACCGACCACCCGGCCCccgaggagcgggaggaggaggaggtggaggaaatgAAGCCCAGGGAACCGCTGTCAG TCCTGGAAATCCTCCAGCTGGTGAAGAAGCGAGACCTCCTGTTGGCCGACACTCACatcctggagctggaggaggagtgcaGCGAGTCCTTGGCGGCCGAGCGCGCCACCTCGCCAACGCCGGAGGACGGCGGCGCGGTGGGAATGAAGGACGGCGGGCGGCGGAAGGCCAAAGACGTGGAGCTGCTGTacgaggagctgcagaaggagCTCTGGGCCGTCGTCAGGGAGTCCTTGCGCCTCCCGACCGCCGGACCGAACTTGGGCCTGGTGGTGCAG gtgctgcagcaggaggagcaggtggacaaGGAtcgggcccccgggggccccagGCCGCGCCGCCTGAGGCAGCGCTGgagggaggcggtggaggaggcggcCAACGGCTCCCTGCCCCAGAGGGCCGAGTTCACCGCCGGGGAGCTGGTGGGCTACTTGGACCGCCTCCGGGTCCGGGTGGTGGAGGACCTGGGCGCCGCTAAGAGGAATGTGGTCTCCATCTACCCCGACGAGTACGAGCCCTTCCAG gTGTACATGCAGAGCTACCACCAGGCAGTTGCTAGGCGACTAGAGGCCATCACCGAAAACACCCTTAAGATCACTGATATCTACTCACTGCTGGACTGGCTGCACAACATCTACGCCAG gGACGTCCTGGGGACCGTGTGCATCACGAGTCCCTTCAGCAGATCCCAGCTGAGTCCATTGCTTCCCTCAGAGACAGTGGACCGACTGGAGCTGGACTGTCTCAACTCAGTCAGG GCTAAAGTCACCACGGAGCTGAGCCAACTactggacgaggaggagaaacgcTGGATGGAGACGCTGCACATCGAGGAGTACCAGATCACTCTGGCCACGACAGTGATACAG AGGCTTCAGGTGGATCTCGAGCGTTCGGCCTCCATCAACCCGAGTTTGGGCTCGCGAGTGGCTCAGTGCAGCCTCAACGGACTGGCCGACTTCCTCTTCAG ttTCCAGCGTAAAGTGGAGATGTTTCATGAGGGGATGCAGAGCGGCATGCTGGGAGACAACGAGGACGGATACGTTTCCAGGACCATTGCGCTGGTCAATTGCTGCCCCCCCTTCAG gggtttTTTGCAGCGCTGTGCTCAGTGTGATTCGTCTGTTGCTGAAGATTCTCTTCAGAGAGGAAACCGATCTTTGGATCACATCGTTCATCATGGAGTAAAAGTGCTGAGTGAACGACTCTACCTGCACGtcagg CCTTCTTTCGAGCGCCTGGTGAAGAGAAAGTGGTTAAGCAACACGGAGCCCTACGATCAGATTGAATCTCTGATCAAAGAATACTTCAAGAAGTATCACAGGATGGACAGTCCTCCGTACCAG CTGCTGGTGGCACAAGTCCACCAACGTGTGGTGATGGAGTATCTCCGCTCCGTCATGAGAGGAAGAATCATCTGCACCTCCttgaagatgaggaagaggatggccGGCCGGCTGAGAGACGAAGGCAGACAGATTAAAGTCCTTTTCAAAGACCTG GAGTCTCCCTCCAGCTGGTTGGACGGCGCTCTGTCTCACATCTCAGAGATCATCCAGCTGGAGGACGTCCCCTCGATCCAGATGGAGGTTGGAGTTCTGGTCCGAGAGTTTCCTGATGTCAG GAAGAAGCATGTGTCGGCCCTTTTGAACATCCGGGGGACAACCCGGCAGTCGGAGCGCCAGGAGATCCTCAACGTGGTCAAAGACATCGAGAGCATCGATGGTCCCGGCTCCGGTTCCGGTCCGGGTTCTGCCGCCCTGTCCCGGCTGACCCGGGACCGCGCCCTCTTCTCCGAGGTGCCGGTCACCTCCGAGGTCCACTGCCTGAACCTGGGCCTGAGCCGCGTCGCCCtcaccgcctcctcctgcttctccaccTTCAGGCCGAGGCCGAGGAAAGCCCGGGCGCCGGTGCGGGGGGGCGCCGAGGACGTCCTCTGA
- the LOC119228102 gene encoding nucleotidyltransferase MB21D2 isoform X1, giving the protein MAAPALSSRAGSPGNGSGNSPTMAAARLLAHGGVGPELDFRSAARMEDVNRLIQEFSKHDQREYDDQRALEIHTAKDFIFSMLGMVQKLDQKLPVANEYLLLSGGVREGVVDMDLEELSVYARGADYDMDFTLLVPALKLHDRNQPVTLDMRHSALGHSWLSLRLFDEATIGRWRDCCTVVDHVSGAANYFFSPTLVADWFHRAVSLVLLEVQKKPQRGTPRVEKVERNGTVVSVVLGVGSSRMLYDIVPVVSFKGWPAVAQSWLMENHFWDGKITEEEVISGFYLVPSSSHKGRKENEWRLSFARSEVQLKKCISSGLMQAYQACKAIVVKLLSRPKAISPYHLRSIMLWACDRLPSSYLGQEDFSAHFLLGLIDDLQHCLVSKTCPNYFIPQCNMLEHLTDEAAMLHARKLCSLRSDPAEHLRSTIEHAKAANRLTLELQWRGGANNPPSPQSDSGGENQPDDRLAKKLQQLVTENPGKSISVFINPDDVTRPHFRIDDKFF; this is encoded by the exons ATGGCGGCCCCTGCTCTCTCCAGCCGAGCGGGCAGCCCCGGTAACGGCTCCGGTAACAGCCCCACCATGGCGGCCGCGAGGCTCCTCGCGCACGGCGGCGTCGGGCCCGAACTGGACTTCAGGTCCGCGGCCCGCATGGAGGACGTGAACCGGCTCATCCAGGAGTTCAGCAAGCACGACCAGCGGGAGTACGACGACCAGCGGGCTCTGGAGATCCACACGGCCAAGGACTTCATCTTCTCCATGCTGG gGATGGTCCAGAAGCTGGACCAGAAGCTCCCAGTGGCCAACGAGTACCTCCTCCTGTCGGGGGGGGTCCGGGAGGGCGTGGTGGACATGGACCTGGAGGAGCTCAGCGTCTACGCCCGCGGCGCCGACTACGACATGGACTTCACGCTGCTGGTGCCGGCGCTGAAGCTGCACGACCGCAACCAGCCGGTGACGCTGGACATGCGTCACTCGGCCCTGGGCCACTCCTGGCTCAGCCTGCGGCTCTTCGACGAGGCCACCATCGGCCGCTGGAGGGACTGCTGCACCGTGGTGGACCACGTCAGCGGCGCCGCCAACTACTTCTTCTCCCCCACGCTGGTGGCCGACTGGTTCCACCGGGCCGTCtcgctggtgctgctggaggtgcAGAAGaagccgcagcggggcacgccgcgggtggagaaggtggagcgGAACGGCACCGTGGTGTCCGTGGTGCTGGGCGTGGGCAGCAGCCGGATGCTCTACGACATCGTGCCCGTGGTGTCCTTCAAGGGCTGGCCCGCCGTGGCCCAGAGCTGGCTGATGGAGAACCACTTCTGGGACGGCAAGatcacggaggaggaggtgatcaGCGGCTTCTACCTGGTGCCCTCCTCCTCGCACAAGGGCCGCAAGGAGAACGAGTGGCGCCTGTCCTTCGCCCGCAGCGAGGTCCAGCTGAAGAAGTGCATCTCCTCCGGCCTGATGCAGGCGTACCAGGCCTGCAAGGCCATCgtggtgaagctgctgtccCGGCCCAAGGCCATCAGCCCGTACCACCTGCGCAGCATCATGCTGTGGGCCTGCGACCGCCTGCCCTCCAGCTACCTGGGCCAGGAGGACTTCTCCGCCCACTTCCTGCTGGGCCTCATCGACGACCTGCAGCACTGCCTGGTCAGCAAGACCTGCCCCAACTACTTCATCCCGCAGTGCAACATGCTGGAGCACCTGACGGACGAGGCGGCCATGCTGCACGCCCGCAAGCTGTGCTCGCTGCGCTCCGACCCGGCCGAGCACCTGCGCTCCACCATCGAGCACGCCAAGGCCGCCAACCGCCTCACGCTGGAGCTGCAGTGGCGGGGCGGCGCCAACAACCCGCCGTCGCCGCAGTCCGACTCTGGCGGCGAGAACCAGCCCGACGACCGGCTGGCCAAgaagctccagcagctggtCACGGAGAACCCGGGGAAGTCCATCTCGGTCTTCATCAACCCGGACGACGTGACCAGGCCGCACTTCAGGATCGACGACAAGTTCTTCTGA
- the LOC119228102 gene encoding nucleotidyltransferase MB21D2 isoform X2, translating to MVQKLDQKLPVANEYLLLSGGVREGVVDMDLEELSVYARGADYDMDFTLLVPALKLHDRNQPVTLDMRHSALGHSWLSLRLFDEATIGRWRDCCTVVDHVSGAANYFFSPTLVADWFHRAVSLVLLEVQKKPQRGTPRVEKVERNGTVVSVVLGVGSSRMLYDIVPVVSFKGWPAVAQSWLMENHFWDGKITEEEVISGFYLVPSSSHKGRKENEWRLSFARSEVQLKKCISSGLMQAYQACKAIVVKLLSRPKAISPYHLRSIMLWACDRLPSSYLGQEDFSAHFLLGLIDDLQHCLVSKTCPNYFIPQCNMLEHLTDEAAMLHARKLCSLRSDPAEHLRSTIEHAKAANRLTLELQWRGGANNPPSPQSDSGGENQPDDRLAKKLQQLVTENPGKSISVFINPDDVTRPHFRIDDKFF from the coding sequence ATGGTCCAGAAGCTGGACCAGAAGCTCCCAGTGGCCAACGAGTACCTCCTCCTGTCGGGGGGGGTCCGGGAGGGCGTGGTGGACATGGACCTGGAGGAGCTCAGCGTCTACGCCCGCGGCGCCGACTACGACATGGACTTCACGCTGCTGGTGCCGGCGCTGAAGCTGCACGACCGCAACCAGCCGGTGACGCTGGACATGCGTCACTCGGCCCTGGGCCACTCCTGGCTCAGCCTGCGGCTCTTCGACGAGGCCACCATCGGCCGCTGGAGGGACTGCTGCACCGTGGTGGACCACGTCAGCGGCGCCGCCAACTACTTCTTCTCCCCCACGCTGGTGGCCGACTGGTTCCACCGGGCCGTCtcgctggtgctgctggaggtgcAGAAGaagccgcagcggggcacgccgcgggtggagaaggtggagcgGAACGGCACCGTGGTGTCCGTGGTGCTGGGCGTGGGCAGCAGCCGGATGCTCTACGACATCGTGCCCGTGGTGTCCTTCAAGGGCTGGCCCGCCGTGGCCCAGAGCTGGCTGATGGAGAACCACTTCTGGGACGGCAAGatcacggaggaggaggtgatcaGCGGCTTCTACCTGGTGCCCTCCTCCTCGCACAAGGGCCGCAAGGAGAACGAGTGGCGCCTGTCCTTCGCCCGCAGCGAGGTCCAGCTGAAGAAGTGCATCTCCTCCGGCCTGATGCAGGCGTACCAGGCCTGCAAGGCCATCgtggtgaagctgctgtccCGGCCCAAGGCCATCAGCCCGTACCACCTGCGCAGCATCATGCTGTGGGCCTGCGACCGCCTGCCCTCCAGCTACCTGGGCCAGGAGGACTTCTCCGCCCACTTCCTGCTGGGCCTCATCGACGACCTGCAGCACTGCCTGGTCAGCAAGACCTGCCCCAACTACTTCATCCCGCAGTGCAACATGCTGGAGCACCTGACGGACGAGGCGGCCATGCTGCACGCCCGCAAGCTGTGCTCGCTGCGCTCCGACCCGGCCGAGCACCTGCGCTCCACCATCGAGCACGCCAAGGCCGCCAACCGCCTCACGCTGGAGCTGCAGTGGCGGGGCGGCGCCAACAACCCGCCGTCGCCGCAGTCCGACTCTGGCGGCGAGAACCAGCCCGACGACCGGCTGGCCAAgaagctccagcagctggtCACGGAGAACCCGGGGAAGTCCATCTCGGTCTTCATCAACCCGGACGACGTGACCAGGCCGCACTTCAGGATCGACGACAAGTTCTTCTGA